From one Lycorma delicatula isolate Av1 chromosome 2, ASM4794821v1, whole genome shotgun sequence genomic stretch:
- the LOC142319593 gene encoding 10 kDa heat shock protein, mitochondrial — translation MAVAQQAIKKLIPMFDRVLVLRAEAITKTKSGIVIPEKSQGKVLHGTVVAVGPGSRNNTGEFIPTQIKVGDKVLLPEYGGTKVELEENKEYHLFRESDILAKLEL, via the exons ATG GCTGTTGCACAACAAGCTATAAAGAAATTGATTCCAATGTTTGATAGAGTTCTTGTTCTTCGAGCTGAAGcgattacaaaaacaaaaagtgGCATCGTCATACCTGAAAAATCTCAAGGCAAAGTACTTCATGGCACAGTTGTAGCAGTCGGTCCAGGATCTAGAAACAAT acaggTGAATTTATTCCTACACAAATAAAGGTTGGTGATAAGGTTTTGTTACCAGAGTATGGTGGAACGAAAGTGGAACTGGAGGAGAATAAAGAATACCATTTGTTCCGTGAAAGTGATATATTAGCAAAACTTGAACTTTGa
- the LOC142319815 gene encoding uncharacterized protein LOC142319815: protein MASNNSYYDAVDVFVDLQSDDEDIPFEDTDNDDDYVNEENYSEESEVEEQNRISVRSDDGWATTDKVPDIDIFCGDVGITDVLQLDNDSSVLDFFQYYIDSDLLHHFKQQINLLAQQKLRELKASEKLTPGCRMNKWKTVSIAEIRKYLVIILHMSIDKKLPQIYDHWSKNPVVSSNYCPNFPHK, encoded by the exons ATGGCATCTAACAATTCATATTATGATGCAGTCGATGTTTTTGTTGATTTACAAAGTGATGATGAAGATATTCCTTTTGAAGATAcagataatgatgatgattacGTGAATGAAGAAAACT aTTCTGAAGAAAGTGAAGTTGAGGAACAGAACAGAATTAGTGTTAGAAGTGATGATGGTTGGGCAACAACAGATAAGGTACCCGACATTGATATTTTTTGTGGAGATGTAGGAATTACTGATGTGCTTCAGTTAGATAATGATAGTTCTGTTTTGgacttttttcaatattacattgaCAGTGATTTGCTGCATCACTTCaagcaacaaataaatttattggcGCAGCAAAAACTGAGAGAGTTGAAAGCTTCAGAGAAATTAACTCCTGGCTGTAGGATGAATAAATGGAAAACTGTTTCTATAgcagaaattagaaaatatttagttataatattacatatgtcTATAGACAAAAAGTTGCCACAAATATATGACCACTGGTCAAAAAATCCCGTAGTATCAAGCAATTATTGTCCTAACTTTCCACATAAATGA